One segment of Gilliamella sp. ESL0441 DNA contains the following:
- a CDS encoding SIS domain-containing protein produces the protein MKSIADYVALVPEFYQSILDHYQSLFADQIDLNTEKSLQSIVIFATGSSANAAYSARPLMSKILKLPVYIEDPSMAANYLHYNDANTLYFAISQGGESYSTIHLVEQFIKENRTIYTLTSNSNSPIYNISNHVLSMGMPVEEMPYVSAGYSVIILDLMLIALIIGQKTGCLDKQQFESYLKQIQNVTTSLPQVILQSQSWVNHHLKQFDHAKRVIFIGYGATYGVVREGETKFTETVRNTAFGKELEEYMHGPYLGLHPDDYIIFIEPKGLLEARAVALKTFLNRYAKQVITLYAHHSHSITEHDLNFDIHCDELLTSLFMTIPIHLLSYQLSLLKGHNLEKSTYPEFDEITKSKIKRVTV, from the coding sequence ATGAAAAGTATCGCAGACTATGTCGCCTTAGTGCCTGAATTTTATCAAAGCATATTAGATCATTATCAATCGTTATTTGCTGATCAGATTGATTTAAATACTGAAAAGTCACTTCAATCGATTGTCATTTTTGCCACAGGATCAAGTGCCAACGCCGCTTATAGTGCCAGACCATTGATGAGTAAAATATTAAAACTCCCTGTTTATATTGAAGATCCTTCCATGGCAGCAAACTACTTACACTATAATGACGCTAATACGCTCTATTTTGCCATATCACAAGGTGGGGAAAGCTATTCCACCATTCATTTGGTTGAACAATTTATTAAAGAAAATCGAACTATTTATACCCTCACTAGTAATTCTAACAGTCCGATATATAACATCAGCAATCATGTTTTATCAATGGGGATGCCAGTTGAAGAAATGCCCTATGTGAGTGCTGGCTATAGTGTCATTATTCTTGATTTAATGTTGATTGCGTTAATTATTGGTCAAAAAACAGGGTGTTTGGATAAGCAACAATTTGAAAGTTATCTTAAACAAATACAGAATGTTACGACATCATTGCCACAAGTTATCCTACAATCACAATCATGGGTAAATCATCATCTCAAACAATTTGATCACGCTAAACGAGTGATTTTTATTGGCTATGGTGCAACTTATGGTGTCGTTCGTGAAGGAGAAACTAAATTCACCGAAACGGTTCGTAACACGGCGTTCGGAAAAGAATTGGAAGAGTACATGCATGGCCCTTATCTCGGCTTACATCCTGATGATTACATCATATTTATTGAACCAAAAGGGTTATTAGAAGCAAGAGCCGTAGCATTAAAAACCTTTTTGAATCGCTATGCAAAACAGGTAATAACCCTATATGCACACCACTCGCATTCTATTACTGAGCACGATCTAAACTTTGATATCCATTGTGATGAATTATTAACATCATTATTTATGACTATTCCTATTCATCTACTCAGTTACCAGCTATCCCTGTTAAAGGGTCATAATCTAGAAAAATCAACATATCCAGAATTTGATGAAATCACTAAATCCAAAATTAAGAGGGTCACCGTATGA